GCGCGCTGCCGCCGGGGATTGCGGGCGGGATCGTCCGGCTGGCGGCGCATCGCTTCGGCGCGCGCGAGGAGGACGGCGTGCCGCCGGCGGCGGTCGCGGCGTTGTGGCGGCCGTGGCGGCGGATTCGGTTGCACGACGTGCGAGTGCCGGCGTGAATCGGGCGCTGGCGGTGGCGCAGCGGCTGGGCGCGGCGCGGGCGCGGGTGGTGGCCGATGCGGTGGCGGTGCTGCTGCAAGAGGCGATGCCCGACGGCGCGGTGACCTTGGAAGACGAGGGCGTGGTGATCGAGGCGCGCGGCGGGCTGATGCGGGCGGCAACCGACCCGGCCTTGCGCTGGGTAGCGGGGGGATTGCGATGAGCGCGGTGCTGCATGGCGCGCTGGTGGCGGCGCTGAACGATCATGCGCCGCTGCGGTCGCGGCTGACCGCGGTGTTCGCCGCGCCGCCGGTGCGATCGGCGATGCCCTATGCGCTGGTGACCGAGAGCGTCGTCGCCGACTGGAGCACCAAGGACCAGCCCGGCATCGAGGCGCGAGTGGCGATCGAGCTGCACGACGGCGGCGAGGTGCCGGGGCGGCTGCGTGGGCTCGCCGAGGCGGCGGGGGCGGCGCTGGCGGCGATGCCGCGCGAGCTGGGCGAGGGCTGGCGGGTGGCGAGCCTGGTGCCGGTGCGGACTCGGGTGGTGCGGGTGCGCGGGGGTGATTGGGTGGCGGTGGTCGAGGCGCGGGTGCGGATGTTGCGGGGGTGAGGGAGATGGCTTGTGTGGTGCCGCTTCGCTGCGGTTGCGCGAGCACTCGACCCACCCCCTGCCCCTCCCTTTCAGGGAGGGGGGGGCAGAAGATTCTTTGGGAGACGGGATATGGCGGCGGAGAGGGGTAGTGCGTTCCTGCTGAAGGTGGGGGACGGGGCGGTGCCGGTGGGGTTTGCGACCGTCGCGGGGCTTCGGACCACGCAATTGTCGATCAATGGCGAGGCGGTGGCGATCACGTCGAAAGATTCGGGCGGGTGGCGCGAATTGCTCTCGGGCGCGGGGGTGCGATCGGTGAGCGTGTCGGCGGCGGGGATCTTTACCGGGTCGGCGGCCGAGGTGCGGGTGAAGGGCAATGCGCTGGCGGGGGTGATCGACCAGTATCGGCTGAGCTTCGAGAGCGGCGAGACGATGACCGGTCGGTTCCTGGTGACGCGGCTCGACTATGCCGGGGATGTGAATGGCGAGCGGAGCTACACGCTGAGCCTGGAGAGTTCCGGGCCGGTGGTGAGCGCGTGATGGCGGGGTTCGGGCCGGACGAGGTCGGGGTGCTTGCGGACAGGCCCCACCCCAACCCCTCCCCTGAAGGGGAGGGGCTTTGGCGGTCGGGGGCCAACCCGGCGCGGGGCGAGGTTGCGTTGCGCGTGGCGGGGGAGGTGCTGGTGTTGCGGCCTTCCTTTGCGGCGTTGGTGGCGGCGGAGGGCGAGCCGGCACCGATGGCGCGGGTGGATTTCGCCGAGGGGGTGGCGGCTGGGGGGCTGGCGGCGGCTACGCCGGTGCTTCGGGTGCTGGTTGGGCAGATATTGGCGGGGCGGTGATGGCCCACGGTAGCGGATCGTTTGGGGCGAGCCCCCTCCACCATCCTGTGGATGGTCCCCCTCCCCCTGCGGGGGAGGATTTTGGCGGGTGTGCTGCGCGGTTGGCGGGGATGGCTGGGGTGGTGTTCGGGTGGACGCCCGGTGCGTTTTGGGACGCGACGCCTGCCGAATTGGCGGCGCTGGTTTCCGCGCTCACCGGCGACGAGGTGGCGGCGGCGGATCGTGGGACGCTGATGCGGTTGATGGAGGCTTTTCCTGATGGATGAGGAAATCGAGCGGCTGGTGGTGCGGGTGCGCGCCGATACGCAAGGGTTCGCGCGCGACGTGGCCGAGATGCGTGGCAGCCTGGAGGGTCCGTTCGAGGCGGGGGTCGATCGCGCGGGGCGGGCGATCGAGACGGTGCTGCTGCGCGCGGTGCGATCGGGCAAATTGGGGTTCGACGACCTGGGCAAGGTGGCGCTGGGGGTGCTCGACCAGATCGCGGCGAGCGCGGTGCGCGGCGGGATCGGCGCGGCGCTGGGCGGGGGCGGAGGTGGGATCGGCGGGCTGGTGGGAGCGCTGGCGGGGCTGATTTCGGGTGCGCCGGGGCGCGCGACCGGCGGGCCGGTGAGCCCTGGGCGGGCCTATGTCGTTGGCGAGCGCGGGCCGGAATGGTTCGTGCCGACGGCGAGCGGGCGGGTCGAGACCGGCGCGCCGGGGGGCGTGCGCGAGGTTCGGGTGTCGATTGCGGTGCATGCCGGGGCGGGCGAGGCACCCGCCGCGCTGGCGCGATCGGGGCGGCAGGTGGCGCGCGCGGTGAAAGCGGCGCTGGGGGGCGTGGAGTGACGTGCTCCCCTCCCTGAAAGGGAGGGGTTGGGGGTGGGTCGGGTCCGGGGGGCACGACGAACGCGCCACGCACCCTTTCCGTCGCGCGAGCAGCTACCCGCCGCCGACCCCTGAAAGCCAAGGGGGCAAGGAGGGGCTGCTTGGGTGGCCTGGGGGCTGGCAACTGGCCGACCCACCCCCGGCCCCTCCCTTGACCAGGGAGGGGAGGAAGAAGGGGCGGGGAAGAAGAAGGATACATCATGGGACATTGGCTGGCGGCTGCGCGGGGGGTGCAGGCGGGGGGGACGGTTTCGCGCTTCGATCCGCGCTATTGGAGCGTCAATTTTCCGCGGCCGATGATGGCGAGCGTGGTCACGACCGCGGCCGATGCGCTGCGCGTCGATTGCGTATTCTATCGGCGCGGCGATCTGGCGGGGCTGATCTGGGAGAGCGAAGACACGCATGATCATCCGCTGCTGCGATACGAGACCGACCGCGATTATCGGCGGTGCCGGTTGCGGTTTCGCTGGCGGTCGGGGGGCGTCGTCGCGCTCGATGCGGTCAACGGCCCGACGCTGACGATCGAGGGGCGCGATGCCGCGGGCGTGGCGCGCGCCTGGTATGTGCGGTTGTGGAATTATGCGGTCGGGTCGCCGGAAGATGCGATGGTCACGATCGATTTCGGTAATGTTGTCGGTGGTTATCGGCTGCCCGACGATGCCGATCCGGTGTTCGCGGGCGATGTCGACCGGATGTTCGTGTCGCTGGTGCCACCCGGGTTCGTCGA
The genomic region above belongs to Sphingomonas qomolangmaensis and contains:
- the gp17 gene encoding tail completion protein gp17, producing the protein MSAVLHGALVAALNDHAPLRSRLTAVFAAPPVRSAMPYALVTESVVADWSTKDQPGIEARVAIELHDGGEVPGRLRGLAEAAGAALAAMPRELGEGWRVASLVPVRTRVVRVRGGDWVAVVEARVRMLRG
- a CDS encoding phage major tail protein, TP901-1 family, producing MAAERGSAFLLKVGDGAVPVGFATVAGLRTTQLSINGEAVAITSKDSGGWRELLSGAGVRSVSVSAAGIFTGSAAEVRVKGNALAGVIDQYRLSFESGETMTGRFLVTRLDYAGDVNGERSYTLSLESSGPVVSA
- a CDS encoding phage tail assembly chaperone, with translation MFGWTPGAFWDATPAELAALVSALTGDEVAAADRGTLMRLMEAFPDG
- a CDS encoding lysozyme family protein, with the translated sequence MDEEIERLVVRVRADTQGFARDVAEMRGSLEGPFEAGVDRAGRAIETVLLRAVRSGKLGFDDLGKVALGVLDQIAASAVRGGIGAALGGGGGGIGGLVGALAGLISGAPGRATGGPVSPGRAYVVGERGPEWFVPTASGRVETGAPGGVREVRVSIAVHAGAGEAPAALARSGRQVARAVKAALGGVE